The genomic DNA CGCGCTCGATGGCGTAGTCGGCCTCGACGATGTCGGCCATCTCGTCCTCGATGGCCTCGAGGTCGTCCTCGTCGAGGTCGACGTTCGTCACGTCGTAGTAGAAGCCCTGGTCCGTCGGCGGACCGATGGTGAGCTTCGCCTCCGGGTGGAGGCGCTGGAGCGCCTGCGCGAAGACGTGCGCGGCGGAGTGGCGAAGGACCTGCAGGTACTCGTCGGAGTCCTCCGTGACGATCTCGAGCGTGCAGTCCTCCGAGAGCGGCGTGTGCCGGTCGACCAGCTCGCCGTCGACGACGCCGGCGACTGTGGCCGCCCCGAGTCCCGGTCCGATCTCGTAGGCGACCTCCTCGACCGTGACCCCGTCGTCCAGGTCCAGCACGGACCCGTCGGGGAGCGTGACGGCTACCATACCACGAGGGAGTCACGAGTGCCGGATAAAGCTTTAGAGACGGCGGGAGCGGTTGGCACACACCCGCAAGCAGGGCGGCGGGCACCATGGGACACCACCTGCGTCCGCTCAGAACAGCGTCGACTCCCCGCCCTCGGCCATCCGCGCCTCCGCGAAGCGGTCCGCGGCCGCCAGCGGTGTGACGTCCTCCGCCCGCGCCGTCTCGAACATCGATTCGAGGCGGTCGCGGACCGCCGCCACGCGCTCCAGCGCCTCGGCGATGTCCCCGCCCTCCATCTCCGTGACGCCGGACACGAGGCCACCCGCATTCACCACGTAGTCCGGTGCGTAGAGGATGTCGCGCTCGGCCAGCGCGGCGGCGTGGCGGCGCGCGGCGAGCTGGTTGTTCGCCGAGCCACAGACCACGTCGCACTCCAGGCGGGGTATCGTCCCGTCGTCCAGCACGCCGCCCAGCGCGCAGGGCGCGAAGGCGTCGCAGGGCTCGTCGTAGATGGCGTCGGGCGCGACCGACTCGACGCCGAACTCGTCGGTGACCGCGTCGACCGCTTCCTCGTCCACGTCGGCGACGACCACCTCCGCCCCGGCCTCGACCAGTCGTGCCACGAGCGCCCGGCCGACCTTTCCGACGCCCTGCACCGCGATGCGGCGGCCGTCCAGCGAGTCGTCCCCGTCGAACTCGCCGAACGAGGCCCGCAGCCCGTGGACCACGCCCGCCGCCGTCACGTCGGTCCCCTCGCCGCCGCCCGCGCCGCCGACGTTACCCGTCGTCTCCTGGATGACGCGCAGGTCCTCCACGTCGATGTTCACGTCCTCCCCGGTCACGAACCGGCCGCCGTAGCTGTCGACCACGCGTCCGTACGCCCTGAGGAGGTCGTCGGTCTTCTCGGCCGGGTCCCCGACGATGACGGCCTTTCCGCCGCCCAGCGGCAACTCGGCGGCCGCGGTCTTGTACGCCAT from Haloglomus litoreum includes the following:
- a CDS encoding Glu/Leu/Phe/Val dehydrogenase family protein; the protein is MTLHEMDEAGHEHVAFYRDESTGLRCIVAVYDSRRGPAVGGTRMLDYADEADALTDALRLSEAMAYKTAAAELPLGGGKAVIVGDPAEKTDDLLRAYGRVVDSYGGRFVTGEDVNIDVEDLRVIQETTGNVGGAGGGEGTDVTAAGVVHGLRASFGEFDGDDSLDGRRIAVQGVGKVGRALVARLVEAGAEVVVADVDEEAVDAVTDEFGVESVAPDAIYDEPCDAFAPCALGGVLDDGTIPRLECDVVCGSANNQLAARRHAAALAERDILYAPDYVVNAGGLVSGVTEMEGGDIAEALERVAAVRDRLESMFETARAEDVTPLAAADRFAEARMAEGGESTLF